In Pseudomonas sp. FP1742, the DNA window CCCACATTAGATCTTCAGAAACACAAGTTCTGTGTTCGGCAAAGATCATATGTGGGAGCGGGCTTGCTCGCGAAGGCGGCACCATCACTGAAATTCTTCTGGTCTATTGGCATCCTCAACTTCCCAATAATTGGCTATTTGTTCAACCTCGGGGCCGCATTAACGTAGCGCCAACACCCACTGTGATTGGAGCTCGCCATGCAAACCCGTATCGATTTCTACACCGCTTCCCCGGACGCCCTCAAAGCCATGATGGCCCTGGAAACCGCTGTCTCGAAACTGCCGCTGGAAAAGTCGCTGATCGAACTGGTCAAGCTGCGCGCCTCGCAGATCAACGGCTGCGCCTTCTGCATCGACATGCACACTGCCGATGCCATCAAGGACGGGGAAACGCCACGCCGGTTGTTCGCCGTGACAGCCTGGCGCGAGGCGCCGTTCTTCACCAATCGTGAGCGCGCCGCGCTGGCCTGGACCGAGTCCTTGACCCAACTGAGCTTGACCCACGCGCCGGACGAAGACTATGCGCAGCTCAGCGCCGAGTTCAGCCCCAAGGAAATGATCGACCTGACCGTGGCGATTTCCACCATCAACAGCTGGAACCGCCTGGCCGTGGGTTTCCGCAAGATGCCTCAGGAGTAACAAGCTGGCTCAATGAGCATCGGCACTCGGCGCGGCCGGTGGTTGTACCTTGCGCATCAAGGGCACCATCGCCGTGGCGAGAATGAAGCAGACCATGATCATCAGGAACGCGTCGCCGTAGGTTTGCGTCTGCGCTTCGCGGTACGTCAGCAGCCACAGCTGACGCAGGCTGGCGGTGACGCCGATGTCACCGCTCTGGCCGAGGGCGGCGAAGTTATGGCCGACCTGGGACAGCCACTGATTCAACGCCTCGTTGGTGCTGTTGAGATTCTCCGCCAACCGGGTGAAGTGCAGGTTGGTGCGGTCATTGAGAATCGTCGCGCAGGCGGCGATGCCCATCGCACCGCCAAGGTTGCGCATCAGGTTGAACAACCCCGAAGCATGTTTAAGCCGCGCTGGCGCCAGTCCCCCCAGGGTCAGGGTCACCGCTGGCGGCACCGCCAGTTGCTGCGCGATCCCGCGCAAGGCTTGCGGCAGCATCAATTCCCTGGCGCCCCAGTCATGGGTGATCGGGCTGAAATCCCACATCGACAGAGCGAACAGCCCCAGGCCGGTCATCATGATCCAGCGCAGGTCGATGCGATTGGCCAGAAAGGCGTACAGCGGAATCGCCATAATCTGGAATACCCCGGTGGAAAACACCGCCAGGCCAATGTCCAGTGCGCTGTAGCCACGCACCCGGCCGAGAAACAGCGGCGTCAGGTAAATCGTCGCGAACAGGCCGATCCCGGTGACGAACGAAAAAAAGCAGCCGAGGGCGAAGTTGCGGTCCTTCAAGGCGCGCAGATCGACGATCGGGTTGGCCACATGCAAGGTTCGACCGATGAAGGCCAGTCCGGCCAGGCCGCTGACCCACGCGGTGGTCAGAATCGTGCTGTCGCTGAACCAGTTCCAGCGCGGGCCTTCTTCG includes these proteins:
- a CDS encoding carboxymuconolactone decarboxylase family protein, which produces MQTRIDFYTASPDALKAMMALETAVSKLPLEKSLIELVKLRASQINGCAFCIDMHTADAIKDGETPRRLFAVTAWREAPFFTNRERAALAWTESLTQLSLTHAPDEDYAQLSAEFSPKEMIDLTVAISTINSWNRLAVGFRKMPQE
- a CDS encoding DHA2 family efflux MFS transporter permease subunit — translated: MSRALAAPAQPFNAANMATATKVFAFATMCIGMFIALLDIQIVSASLRDIGGGLSAGTDETAWVQTSYLIAEIIVIPLSGWLSRVFSTRWLFCASAIGFTLASLLCGVAWNIQSMIAFRALQGFLGGSMIPLVFTTAFFFFTGKQRVIAAATIGAVASLAPTLGPVIGGWITDISSWHWLFYINLVPGIFVAVAVPMLVKIDQPELSLLKGADYLSMLFLAVFLGCLEYTLEEGPRWNWFSDSTILTTAWVSGLAGLAFIGRTLHVANPIVDLRALKDRNFALGCFFSFVTGIGLFATIYLTPLFLGRVRGYSALDIGLAVFSTGVFQIMAIPLYAFLANRIDLRWIMMTGLGLFALSMWDFSPITHDWGARELMLPQALRGIAQQLAVPPAVTLTLGGLAPARLKHASGLFNLMRNLGGAMGIAACATILNDRTNLHFTRLAENLNSTNEALNQWLSQVGHNFAALGQSGDIGVTASLRQLWLLTYREAQTQTYGDAFLMIMVCFILATAMVPLMRKVQPPAAPSADAH